From the Priestia koreensis genome, one window contains:
- a CDS encoding LysR family transcriptional regulator, giving the protein MELQDLEIFRAVAAHGTISGAAKALGYVQPHITERIKRLEEAVRSPLFERTNRGVLLLPSGEVLLEYANRILQLVEEAKDQIHQQQQIHRIATSPSILSAYLRDRIRSQLSHYDIYEHPTQRLKFLLTNGDVDLVITYSMYTDQSLKIIHQSSLTFGLIAAHQDVDIPTNYFFVSHDPECPFRNHTLHYMQKENIPVTQLKQVDSYSFIEELVEQGQGVAFLPVQHRQLQVVETIPLQEVPIYMYTRQGSRTSLPDKWLQHDSSTLPKK; this is encoded by the coding sequence ATGGAACTACAAGATTTAGAAATTTTTCGTGCAGTTGCCGCTCACGGAACAATTAGTGGAGCTGCAAAGGCGTTAGGATATGTACAGCCTCATATTACCGAACGCATTAAGCGCCTGGAGGAAGCCGTTCGTTCTCCACTTTTTGAGCGAACTAATCGAGGGGTTTTACTTTTACCGTCTGGTGAAGTACTCTTAGAGTACGCAAATCGCATTTTACAGTTGGTTGAAGAAGCAAAAGATCAAATTCATCAGCAACAACAGATCCACCGCATTGCTACTTCTCCATCCATTTTATCTGCCTATTTGCGTGATCGTATTCGTTCTCAATTAAGCCACTATGATATTTATGAGCACCCCACTCAGCGGCTAAAATTTCTTCTCACAAATGGTGATGTTGATCTCGTCATCACCTATAGTATGTATACCGATCAATCTCTAAAAATCATTCATCAATCAAGCTTAACGTTTGGATTAATAGCTGCGCATCAAGATGTAGATATACCAACAAACTATTTCTTTGTCAGTCATGATCCAGAATGTCCATTTCGGAACCATACGCTTCACTACATGCAGAAGGAAAATATTCCCGTCACTCAACTAAAACAAGTAGATTCATACTCGTTCATTGAAGAACTTGTCGAACAAGGACAAGGGGTCGCTTTTTTACCTGTTCAACATCGCCAATTACAAGTAGTAGAAACGATTCCGCTACAAGAAGTCCCAATCTATATGTATACACGTCAGGGATCTCGCACTTCTCTCCCTGATAAATGGCTACAGCATGACTCTAGCACATTACCAAAAAAATAG
- a CDS encoding STAS domain-containing protein has protein sequence MHRNKTLHSFLLSKARQLTEEWYASLDKSDPTGVYSSTNPAIIENLKAQNFEFHLHLCEIFILEKQAFFKKFQPWVEKVAKDPEHQSTPIHFILREFMRTREQYFGFLEEFATLHSDVTSDQLKTWERLITQTFDETILRFAEETHNMASSKLEAQQEMINELSSPVISLKDHYTALLPLVGDIDTARAKMILEKTLEQCSKMRVTRLYIDLSGVIIIDTMVAHQLFQLIDALRLIGVETILSGIRAEIAQTAVQLGLSFDKVITKASLSQALTVE, from the coding sequence ATGCACCGTAATAAAACCTTGCATTCCTTTTTACTTAGTAAAGCCAGACAACTAACGGAAGAATGGTATGCTTCTTTAGATAAAAGTGACCCAACCGGTGTCTATTCTTCGACAAACCCTGCCATCATTGAGAATTTAAAAGCGCAAAACTTTGAATTCCACTTGCATCTTTGTGAAATATTCATTCTTGAAAAACAGGCGTTTTTCAAGAAATTTCAGCCATGGGTGGAGAAAGTAGCGAAAGATCCCGAGCATCAAAGTACGCCCATTCATTTCATTCTTCGCGAATTTATGAGAACGAGAGAGCAATATTTTGGCTTTTTAGAAGAATTCGCTACTCTTCATTCTGATGTTACATCCGATCAGCTTAAAACGTGGGAGCGTCTTATTACGCAAACATTTGATGAAACAATCCTTCGCTTTGCAGAAGAAACGCATAATATGGCTTCATCGAAACTTGAAGCACAGCAGGAGATGATTAATGAGCTGAGTTCTCCTGTTATTAGCTTAAAAGATCATTATACGGCTCTTCTTCCACTCGTAGGAGATATCGACACTGCCCGTGCGAAAATGATTTTAGAAAAAACGCTTGAGCAATGTTCGAAGATGCGCGTAACACGGTTATATATTGATCTTTCTGGTGTTATCATTATCGACACAATGGTCGCTCACCAACTGTTTCAGCTTATCGATGCGCTGCGCTTGATCGGTGTTGAAACGATTCTGTCAGGAATTCGTGCTGAAATTGCCCAAACCGCTGTTCAGCTAGGACTTTCCTTTGATAAGGTCATTACCAAAGCGAGCCTTTCTCAGGCACTGACCGTAGAATAA